Proteins from a single region of Candidatus Cloacimonadota bacterium:
- a CDS encoding ABC transporter permease: MKFQEFFLKKFFLVKGKRDFFSFNSLISIIGIMIGVIALTVSLALFSGYYDTMKEIILGVNSHIYILKFGNEQVSEEEYQHISTILDTLESVHAYAPFLYTEGMAIKDDDIAGVIIRGLDFEKELQTSDVGSFIVEGSFEHNGKNAVIGKNIAERLHVQVGDSIKLITPMNADFTIAGMMPSSIIVKISGILSSGMFEFDNSLVLLPVENAQSFLSVGDQYTGISIKLISDYIEEADRIALQIQQELSYPFNVSNWIDLNKNLFSLLKLEKWVIFIIIALIVLVAGFGLTSVLSMHILDKRKEIGILKALGTTNRDLRKIFFARNLIIGFSGILLGIMFGFIISLLLTHTNIITIESDVYLIEHLVVKNQPIDYIFIILVAGLIIVFSSFFPLRKISQMQAVSIIRVSKK; this comes from the coding sequence ATGAAGTTCCAAGAATTTTTCCTCAAGAAATTTTTCCTCGTAAAGGGCAAGCGGGACTTTTTTTCTTTCAATTCGCTCATTTCAATCATAGGAATTATGATCGGAGTGATCGCTCTAACGGTCTCACTTGCACTTTTCAGTGGATATTATGATACGATGAAAGAAATAATCCTTGGGGTGAACTCACATATCTATATCCTCAAATTCGGCAATGAGCAAGTCTCCGAAGAGGAGTATCAGCACATATCTACAATTTTGGATACTCTTGAATCCGTTCATGCTTATGCTCCGTTTTTATATACAGAAGGTATGGCAATTAAAGATGATGACATTGCAGGTGTGATCATACGTGGCTTGGATTTCGAGAAAGAATTGCAAACGTCAGATGTTGGTTCATTTATTGTTGAAGGAAGTTTTGAACACAACGGCAAAAACGCAGTTATTGGTAAAAACATTGCTGAGAGACTGCACGTCCAGGTTGGAGATTCTATAAAATTGATAACACCGATGAATGCTGATTTCACTATAGCAGGAATGATGCCTTCCTCAATTATTGTTAAGATTTCCGGAATTCTCTCTTCAGGAATGTTTGAGTTTGATAATTCACTTGTATTACTGCCGGTAGAAAATGCACAGAGCTTTCTTTCCGTTGGAGATCAGTATACTGGAATTTCTATCAAACTAATAAGTGATTATATCGAAGAAGCTGATCGTATTGCTTTGCAGATCCAACAAGAATTATCTTATCCGTTTAATGTTAGCAATTGGATTGATCTGAATAAAAATCTCTTCAGTCTGCTCAAGCTTGAAAAATGGGTGATCTTCATCATCATCGCACTTATCGTTCTAGTAGCGGGATTCGGTTTGACAAGCGTTCTCTCGATGCATATTCTGGACAAGAGGAAAGAGATCGGTATCCTCAAAGCGCTTGGTACTACGAATAGAGATCTCAGAAAGATCTTTTTTGCTCGGAATCTGATTATTGGTTTCAGCGGAATCTTGCTTGGAATAATGTTTGGCTTCATCATTTCATTGTTATTGACCCATACCAATATCATTACAATAGAGAGTGATGTCTACTTGATCGAGCATCTGGTTGTTAAGAACCAACCCATCGACTATATCTTCATTATACTTGTTGCAGGTCTTATCATAGTATTTTCATCTTTTTTTCCGTTACGAAAGATTTCACAGATGCAGGCAGTTTCAATTATTCGAGTCTCAAAAAAATAG
- a CDS encoding right-handed parallel beta-helix repeat-containing protein, protein MKNFLLILFISFIVISCSTKQKRVNITSSDELEELFSVPQQNLFVELEPGEYYLEPEYFIDSTCGNCQEANQQVTATKGITISGENVTISGHKNNPVTIYTNAGYGLYVRDLKNGIIENLTITGTLRDTSQMATDAAIVVSNSIVIIRNNIIRDNVGDSLMIAKHISGVMGICGRENSYIKIINNEIIGNSWDGIALYRDARAEIIGNRIDGMDKATGRVPKGGRGVAIGVTWNASASIKYNYITRYWKGIGIFVDADCRIENNIIEDMITWGIAFWDAGKGKPKAIIKDNVVYDVGACGISVTKSDEETESGSLTGNIIVRSGQDERYDSPDYYCYQTSLAMHALPQNFEIKENLFYDNRRASDDLPDYDIPEDQFLKKLQRLKSVFYQNPFFIQSGFYRRFFINQ, encoded by the coding sequence GTGAAAAATTTTTTGTTAATCCTTTTCATTTCATTTATTGTGATAAGTTGCTCGACCAAGCAGAAGCGAGTGAACATTACAAGCAGTGATGAATTGGAAGAACTCTTTTCAGTCCCCCAACAGAATTTATTTGTAGAACTTGAACCTGGTGAATATTATCTTGAACCGGAATATTTCATTGATTCAACCTGCGGAAATTGTCAGGAAGCTAACCAGCAAGTTACAGCCACTAAAGGAATAACAATTTCGGGAGAAAATGTCACGATTTCCGGGCACAAAAATAATCCAGTAACTATCTATACGAACGCAGGATATGGGTTATATGTCAGGGATCTTAAAAATGGAATAATCGAGAATTTGACCATCACAGGTACGCTTCGTGATACGTCACAAATGGCAACCGATGCGGCGATTGTTGTATCGAACAGCATTGTGATCATAAGGAATAATATTATTCGTGATAATGTTGGAGATTCTCTAATGATTGCAAAACATATATCTGGCGTCATGGGGATTTGCGGTCGAGAGAATTCCTATATTAAGATTATTAATAATGAGATCATTGGGAATTCCTGGGATGGTATCGCTCTTTACCGAGATGCACGAGCTGAGATTATTGGCAATAGAATAGATGGAATGGATAAAGCGACCGGACGTGTTCCAAAGGGAGGAAGAGGAGTTGCAATCGGTGTTACATGGAATGCAAGTGCTTCGATCAAATATAACTACATTACCCGATACTGGAAAGGAATTGGAATCTTCGTGGATGCGGATTGTCGCATAGAAAATAATATCATAGAAGATATGATTACCTGGGGAATAGCATTCTGGGATGCGGGAAAGGGTAAACCGAAAGCAATAATAAAAGATAATGTTGTATACGATGTTGGTGCATGTGGTATTTCTGTAACTAAGTCCGACGAAGAAACAGAATCAGGATCACTCACCGGAAATATTATTGTACGATCCGGTCAGGATGAAAGATATGATTCACCTGATTACTATTGCTACCAGACATCTCTTGCAATGCATGCTCTACCCCAAAATTTTGAAATTAAAGAAAATCTCTTTTATGATAACAGGAGGGCATCAGATGATCTCCCTGATTATGACATACCAGAAGATCAATTCTTAAAGAAATTACAAAGACTAAAATCAGTTTTTTATCAAAATCCGTTTTTCATTCAATCTGGATTTTACCGAAGATTCTTTATCAATCAATGA
- a CDS encoding class I SAM-dependent methyltransferase, with protein MTIQQLERKAFFEDHAHIWDDICNHDEQKIDEIMNIIDIQHGDNVLDVGTGTGILIPHIMKRVTHKGNIIALDYSENMIRKAQEKYPGSEYCNVSFIIDDFFELEFENRFDAVICYSCFPHFDDKRSFFHKAFEILNQNGYVLIAHSESREKTNAMHVRKHQAVRGDYLPSAEKIITFAEEVGFIIKEKIDDDELFCLLFEK; from the coding sequence ATGACCATCCAACAACTTGAAAGAAAAGCATTCTTTGAAGATCATGCTCATATCTGGGATGACATATGCAATCATGACGAACAAAAAATCGATGAGATCATGAATATTATCGATATTCAGCACGGTGACAATGTGCTTGATGTGGGCACCGGAACCGGTATTCTTATTCCGCATATTATGAAAAGAGTAACTCATAAAGGAAATATTATTGCGCTTGATTATTCAGAAAACATGATCAGGAAGGCTCAGGAAAAATATCCAGGCAGTGAATACTGTAATGTTAGTTTTATCATTGACGATTTTTTTGAACTGGAATTTGAAAACCGCTTCGATGCGGTCATTTGCTATTCTTGCTTTCCACATTTTGATGATAAACGGTCATTTTTTCATAAAGCTTTTGAAATATTGAATCAGAACGGTTATGTTTTGATCGCTCATTCGGAATCCAGAGAAAAAACTAATGCTATGCATGTTAGAAAACATCAAGCAGTTCGTGGTGACTATCTTCCATCTGCAGAAAAAATCATTACATTTGCAGAAGAGGTGGGATTTATCATAAAAGAAAAAATTGACGATGATGAACTGTTTTGCTTGCTGTTTGAAAAATGA
- the bamA gene encoding outer membrane protein assembly factor BamA yields MKKIIFSLLIFSFAFCTASAFAQIEYNYISNIEITGNINVTSQLIKSASGLAIGQIYSPEKISTAIKNIYKLGLFDDINVDKVQDEKGVKVIIQVSEYPIVQDWEITGNKKIKLDDIKKQFRLVRGDYWSGERELEIRNKILDLYYSKGYRLAAVNFSDEPAVKNRIDLSIVINEGYKVVIREINFTGNDQVTTKKLRRVIKTKKSGFLRSGEFDQQKFDEDLDRVINYYNSKGYIDATIIGWEPRYDEKGQLYLTINLYEGNQYRIGAISIEGNTLFSKEILLDQLKFDDNQIFDREEFDEKLNTIRSMYYEEGYIYSTVSPQINPKADEVNINIFVQENNRAKVRQIYIEGNKKTKEKIIRRQLAIVPGDYFRQSLLIQSQRNIYNLGFFEPNIGLDYQPINDDGDIDLIFQLEDKESGTANMGVNYDEEDKLTGFLSFSHNNLFGKAWGLKLTWEFSGKKQEYDISFTNPYFYDTNMLLGLDVYHQRNNWDSYNYKVVESGGGFRIGTKIPWVNYSKITTGYSITQKQYSILDENGDVSSSLQALVDKGKILTSTAFLTLERDDRDNVFRPSEGSLVRSYTGLAGGPLGGSEDYIKEIIQTNWYLKLFWKFSLGTRWRVGYVKAFGDTKEVPLDELFYPGGTGADGIRGYPDNSVVPEDEDGGKAEFITSTEITFPISGDQIIGVMFLDAGNSYNFLSEINVQKLKKGIGMGVRIMSPMGLLGFDYAYGLDRKTNNKWQFHFQFGSTF; encoded by the coding sequence ATGAAAAAAATTATATTCTCTCTTTTGATTTTTTCGTTTGCGTTTTGTACTGCATCGGCATTTGCTCAAATCGAGTATAATTATATTTCTAATATCGAGATAACTGGAAATATAAACGTAACCTCTCAACTCATCAAATCTGCTTCAGGACTTGCTATAGGGCAGATCTATTCACCAGAAAAAATTTCAACAGCTATCAAGAATATCTACAAACTTGGTCTTTTCGACGACATTAATGTAGATAAAGTCCAGGATGAAAAGGGTGTTAAGGTCATCATACAGGTTTCAGAATATCCCATTGTACAGGACTGGGAAATTACCGGTAATAAAAAGATCAAGCTTGATGATATCAAAAAGCAGTTCCGGCTTGTTCGCGGTGATTATTGGTCAGGTGAACGCGAGCTTGAGATCAGGAATAAGATCCTTGATCTGTATTATTCCAAAGGATATCGGCTTGCAGCAGTCAATTTCAGTGATGAACCTGCTGTAAAAAACAGGATAGACCTGTCGATCGTTATTAATGAAGGGTATAAGGTCGTCATCAGAGAGATCAATTTTACCGGGAACGACCAGGTAACCACAAAGAAGCTTCGCAGGGTCATCAAGACCAAGAAGAGCGGTTTTCTTCGTTCAGGTGAATTCGATCAGCAGAAATTCGATGAGGATCTCGACCGTGTCATTAACTATTATAATTCTAAAGGATACATTGACGCAACGATCATCGGGTGGGAACCAAGATACGATGAAAAGGGACAGCTTTATCTTACGATAAATCTCTATGAAGGTAACCAATATCGTATTGGCGCTATATCAATCGAGGGCAATACACTGTTCAGCAAAGAGATACTCCTTGACCAGCTCAAGTTCGATGATAACCAGATCTTTGACCGGGAAGAGTTTGATGAGAAGCTCAATACCATCCGGTCAATGTATTATGAGGAGGGATATATTTATTCAACGGTTTCACCCCAGATCAATCCTAAAGCTGATGAGGTAAACATCAATATCTTTGTACAGGAAAATAACCGTGCAAAGGTCAGGCAGATATATATTGAAGGCAACAAAAAGACTAAGGAAAAGATCATCCGGCGTCAGCTGGCAATTGTTCCAGGTGATTACTTCCGGCAGTCACTCCTTATTCAAAGCCAGAGAAACATCTATAACCTCGGTTTCTTCGAGCCGAATATCGGGCTGGACTATCAGCCGATCAATGATGATGGAGATATTGATCTCATCTTTCAGCTTGAAGATAAAGAATCCGGTACAGCCAATATGGGTGTGAACTATGACGAAGAAGACAAGCTGACTGGATTTCTCTCATTTTCACATAATAATCTTTTTGGAAAAGCATGGGGTTTAAAATTAACATGGGAATTCAGTGGTAAAAAGCAAGAATACGACATCAGTTTTACCAATCCATATTTTTATGATACGAATATGCTTCTTGGTTTGGATGTCTATCACCAGAGAAACAACTGGGATAGTTATAATTATAAAGTGGTTGAATCCGGCGGAGGTTTCCGTATTGGAACAAAAATCCCCTGGGTAAATTATTCAAAGATCACGACAGGTTATTCTATAACTCAGAAACAGTACAGCATTCTTGATGAAAATGGTGATGTGTCGTCATCATTGCAAGCTCTGGTCGATAAAGGAAAAATACTCACGAGCACAGCATTTCTTACACTCGAAAGGGATGACAGGGATAATGTGTTCAGACCCAGCGAAGGTTCACTTGTCCGCTCATATACAGGACTGGCTGGCGGTCCCCTTGGGGGAAGCGAAGATTATATTAAAGAGATTATCCAGACAAATTGGTATCTGAAGCTCTTCTGGAAATTTTCTCTTGGCACACGTTGGCGTGTGGGATATGTCAAAGCATTTGGTGACACGAAAGAAGTACCTCTTGATGAGCTTTTTTACCCGGGCGGAACAGGTGCTGACGGTATTCGCGGCTATCCTGATAATAGTGTTGTTCCGGAAGATGAAGATGGTGGTAAAGCTGAATTCATCACTTCAACTGAAATTACCTTCCCGATCTCAGGCGACCAGATCATCGGTGTCATGTTCCTGGATGCGGGAAATTCTTATAATTTTCTATCTGAAATAAATGTTCAAAAATTAAAAAAGGGTATAGGAATGGGCGTGCGCATCATGTCCCCAATGGGACTGCTAGGTTTTGACTATGCCTATGGACTCGACAGAAAAACAAACAACAAGTGGCAGTTCCACTTCCAGTTTGGATCAACTTTCTAA
- a CDS encoding ABC transporter ATP-binding protein gives MILQAKNITKTYFEGTHEKRLTVLDNLDFSMKQGEIVSITGLSGSGKSTLLHILGTLDKPDSGSVIFYDVDIRSYNEGELAHFRNMNIGFVFQFHHLLPELTTVENVAMPKMISGASYKESIQASEELLASLDLVERSSHYPHQLSGGEQQRVAVARALINNPDIVLADEPTGNLDSIHSQELTDLLWSLNQRFDTSVLLVTHNQELAKCADHVYNLEKGKLHTLSKG, from the coding sequence ATGATTTTACAGGCAAAAAATATTACAAAGACATATTTTGAAGGCACACATGAAAAGCGACTGACCGTTCTGGATAATCTTGATTTCTCGATGAAACAAGGGGAGATCGTTTCGATAACCGGACTTTCAGGGAGCGGAAAAAGCACACTACTTCATATATTAGGAACCCTTGATAAACCCGATTCCGGTAGTGTCATATTTTATGATGTAGATATACGATCATATAATGAGGGAGAACTCGCACACTTCAGAAATATGAATATTGGTTTTGTGTTCCAGTTCCACCACCTATTGCCCGAACTCACTACGGTTGAAAATGTAGCGATGCCTAAGATGATAAGCGGTGCATCCTATAAGGAAAGCATCCAAGCATCCGAAGAGTTGCTCGCTTCACTCGATCTTGTTGAAAGAAGTTCACATTATCCTCACCAACTAAGTGGAGGAGAGCAGCAACGAGTAGCTGTTGCACGAGCTCTGATCAACAATCCGGATATTGTTCTCGCAGATGAACCGACCGGAAACCTCGACTCGATTCATAGCCAGGAACTGACTGATCTTCTCTGGAGTTTAAATCAACGATTCGACACATCTGTCCTGCTGGTCACGCATAATCAGGAACTTGCAAAATGTGCTGATCATGTATATAATCTTGAGAAGGGTAAACTCCATACATTAAGCAAAGGATAA
- a CDS encoding OmpH family outer membrane protein produces MKFKVIIIAMFVILMPVLASAAQKIGVIDVDKVYNDFEEKNVAEQQFYQESDQWEKDLDEKEAEITRLKNEYENLPPIVSKERRDQKLKEIDQKETDFYNLANEYRNKAIERQMELLAPISEKIVTAINEVAEENGLDIVLNTMQGEVVLYIKNEDIDITAAVIEKLNINTPAPEENLTNE; encoded by the coding sequence ATGAAGTTCAAAGTAATCATCATTGCGATGTTTGTGATTCTGATGCCTGTGTTGGCATCGGCAGCTCAAAAGATCGGCGTTATCGACGTCGATAAGGTTTATAACGATTTCGAAGAAAAGAATGTTGCTGAACAGCAGTTCTACCAGGAATCAGATCAGTGGGAAAAGGATCTCGATGAAAAAGAAGCTGAGATCACCCGACTGAAAAATGAATATGAGAATCTTCCCCCAATCGTATCAAAAGAACGTCGCGATCAAAAACTTAAAGAAATAGACCAGAAAGAAACAGATTTCTATAATCTTGCAAACGAATATCGTAACAAGGCGATAGAACGACAAATGGAGCTTCTTGCACCTATCAGTGAAAAGATCGTAACAGCAATTAACGAAGTGGCAGAAGAGAACGGGCTTGATATTGTACTTAATACGATGCAGGGTGAAGTTGTGCTCTATATAAAGAACGAGGATATCGACATCACGGCTGCGGTCATTGAGAAACTTAACATCAATACACCTGCACCTGAAGAAAATCTAACCAACGAATGA